From the genome of Anopheles moucheti chromosome 3, idAnoMoucSN_F20_07, whole genome shotgun sequence, one region includes:
- the LOC128303743 gene encoding hydroxymethylglutaryl-CoA lyase, mitochondrial produces MLRFTRFLPTFAGNRLYTTNISQPVAVRIVEVGPRDGLQNEPTLLPAAVKIDLINQLSETGLRTIEATSFVSAKWVPQMGDNAEVLKGITKLPGISYPVLTPNLKGFQAAIKAGAEEVAVFGAASESFSRKNVNCSVDESIARFQDVMDAAKKANVKVRGYVSTVVGCPYEGKIKPSAVVRVVEKLIEMGCYEISLGDTIGVGTPGTFTDMLREVTKIAPVNMLAVHCHDTYGQALPNILTSLDFGIGVVDASVSGLGGCPYARGASGNAATEDVVYMLHGLGIDTGIDLPKLVNVGKFICEKLQRQSESKVNRAMRKTNPNAC; encoded by the exons ATGTTGCGATTTACCCGATTTCTACCAACATTTGCCGGCAATCGCCTTTACACAACG AATATCTCTCAGCCGGTTGCGGTGCGAATCGTGGAGGTAGGCCCACGAGATGGCCTGCAAAACGAGCCTACGCTGCTACCGGCGGCGGTCAAAATCGACCTGATTAATCAACTGTCCGAAACCGGGCTGCGTACCATCGAAGCGACCAGTTTTGTGAGCGCTAAATGGGTCCCACAGATGGGTGATAACGCGGAGGTGCTGAAGGGTATTACCAAGCTGCCGGGTATCTCCTATCCAGTGCTGACACCGAATCTTAAAGGATTCCAGGCAGCG ATAAAAGCAGGAGCCGAGGAAGTAGCAGTTTTTGGTGCAGCATCAGAAAGCTTCTCTCGTAAAAATGTCAACTGCTCTGTGGATGAAAGCATTGCTCGATTCCAGGACGTAATGGATGCAGCTAAAAAGGCAAACGTGAAAGTGCGTGGATACGTTTCAACGGTTGTCG GTTGTCCATATGAAGGAAAAATTAAGCCCTCGGCAGTGGTCCGCGTTGTGGAAAAGCTGATCGAGATGGGATGCTATGAAATTTCACTTGGCGATACGATTGGCGTCGGTACACCGGGAACCTTCACCGATATGTTGCGCGAAGTGACAAAGATCGCACCGGTTAATATGCTTGCGGTTCATTGCCATGATACGTACGGGCAAGCGTTGCCCAACATACTGACATCACTGGACTTTGGCATCGGTGTTGTCGATGCGTCCGTTTCGGGGCTAGGTGGTTGCCCGTACGCAAGAGGTGCTTCGGGAAATGCCGCCACGGAAGATGTGGTGTACATGCTGCACGGTCTTGGCATCGACACGGGCATCGATTTGCCAAAGCTGGTGAACGTTGGAAAGTTCATTTGCGAGAAACTTCAACGCCAATCCGAATCAAAGGTCAACCGGGCGATGAGGAAAACTAACCCGAACGCATGTTAG
- the LOC128302618 gene encoding uncharacterized protein LOC128302618 produces MVYFISFSHKFPKFRRHPLQGLWQNVVIPFYIPQTSCQHSTLALEAKAEDSSRTLDTHTDIKYSAPERLCFLPDADTELCVFEANNTLKPLTPKSIETKSTAQCSSSDTEGSDSADSDDTLNDFQSYACFENDDISLCSDRTPKKLMVRRRLPSVKKQKYDYVQSKVKQYVKSKANHHKT; encoded by the exons ATGGTGTACTTTATATCCTTTTCccataaatttccaaaatttaGGAGACATCCCCTTCAAGGACTCTGGCAGAACGTTGTAATCCCTTTTTACATACCTCAAACAAGCTGCCAGCATAG TACTTTAGCGCTTGAAGCCAAGGCAGAAGATTCTAGTAGAACACTAGACACGCATACTGATATAAAATATTCCGCTCCAGAAAGGCTATGTTTCCTACCGGATGCAGATACTGAACTTTGTGTATTTGAAGCGAACAACACACTAAAACCTTTAACTCCGAAATCAATCGAAACTAAATCTACAGCACAATGTAGCAGCAGCGATACGGAAGGATCTGACTCCGCCGATAGCGATGATACCCTAAACGACTTTCAATCCTATGCTTGCTTCGAAAATGACGACATCTCACTTTGCTCCGATAGAACACCTAAGAAGCTTATGGTGCGAAGACGATTGCCATCGGTTAAAAAGCAGAAGTACGATTATGTCCAATCCAAAGTAAAACAATACGTTAAATCAAAAGCGAATCATCATAAAACGTAA
- the LOC128305078 gene encoding mucin-2-like, which yields MSEIYKTLWAIYLVGCLAGISNGQLMCFHCDDCDTALVEVVQCGPNRPMIPFPEDSTTTTVVPETTTLMPPSIPTIEPETTTQWPPSVPTVEPETTTITPPTLPTVEPDTTTITPPTLPTVEPETTTITPPTLPTVEPETTTITPPTLPTVEPETTTITPPTLPTVEPDTTTITPPTLPTVEPETTTITPPTLPTVEPETTTITPPTLPTVEPETTTITPPTLPTVEPETTTLGTPILTPPTHPTFSPPPPGLSTTGSPILTPPTHPTLVPGAPFAFGITVPVPPNTTQYACLSVRRTDVNNRSITTKGCAQLMASVPQTCSSVTNGGHTSCTVCLGSLCNAFN from the exons ATGAGTGAAATTTATAAGACACTATGGGCAATCTATCTCGTTGGATGTCTTGCAGGCA TTTCCAACGGGCAGTTGATGTGTTTCCATTGTGACGATTGTGATACAGCGCTAGTGGAGGTTGTGCAATGTGGACCAAATCGGCCAATGATACCGTTCCCTGAAGATTCAACGACAACAACTGTGGTGCCTGAAACTACGACCTTGATGCCACCGTCGATACCTACCATTGAGCCTGAAACAACTACCCAGTGGCCACCAAGTGTACCAACAGTTGAGCCCGAGACAACAACGATCACTCCACCGACTCTTCCTACTGTTGAACCTGATACAACTACGATCACTCCACCGACTCTTCCTACCGTTGAACCCGAGACAACAACGATCACTCCACCGACTCTTCCTACCGTTGAACCCGAGACAACGACGATCACTCCACCGACTCTTCCTACCGTTGAACCCGAGACAACAACGATCACTCCACCGACTCTTCCTACTGTTGAACCTGATACAACTACGATCACTCCACCGACTCTTCCTACCGTTGAACCCGAAACAACAACGATCACTCCACCGACTCTTCCTACCGTTGAACCCGAGACAACTACGATCACTCCACCGACTCTTCCTACCGTTGAACCCGAGACAACAACGATCACTCCACCGACTCTTCCTACCGTTGAACCTGAAACAACCACACTGGGCACGCCTATCTTAACCCCTCCGACGCATCCCACTTTTTCACCTCCACCACCCGGATTAAGTACTACAGGATCACCAATCCTAACACCACCGACACATCCAACGCTAGTTCCAGGCGCACCGTTTGCGTTTGGAATTACCGTACCGGTTCCACCCAACACGACACAATACGCTTGTCTGTCTGTGAGACGAACTGATG TCAACAACCGATCGATCACCACTAAAGGCTGTGCACAACTAAtggcgagtgtgccccagacGTGTTCTTCCGTCACGAACGGCGGTCATACCAGCTGTACGGTGTGCTTGGGATCACTGTGCAATGCGTTCAACTAA
- the LOC128304281 gene encoding uncharacterized protein LOC128304281, with amino-acid sequence MYKQGDKEADKIVTYGTPTLNDWKVYLRNLQQNPSVENMATPDSSSSESSFELEESFKALLDRKRREMQEKRCEERMLSEDSDVASREVVEAGKTSIGNDSTFLEQDSISKTSDQSFEEMERICAVLDKVNGFDTSIKMAEDTVKPPTLTMQQAITLGDITQLDDVDEPSGLWENTILPTLSPVKRMHMLRPSTILEETSVSGPAEASKNSSIETYISTTQVAESTNMHSATSGSDVYRTAQDTFTTDSYARSSILDMDSGLTIDLTGADNRANNDQAEDESEYSKNSTREADSLEQDVQNVIILDSSTSDIEDGEQQGTEYNKEEYETLGNTFPLDSIASERDESLGEASLVYDKHEESAQNYLDEVSVLDEMPDRFNDTLEETDFMMKQGLKILALKKQQQQAQKHCIPTAQQETHQMAKLRTDSGSEDGSRPFLHTPLGKNVKKGTPLGTPHLSYLTPTSGMSSKLNISHGGHSVGAKQTLFSSVGKNSAAKNPIVGGAASVGSFKKPVSRLPQLKVTGRKFDHIVSPIGAYIKKTPQSTLQAKINCHHNNLIDVLHSENRDSALSAGSNHGCNENHGINLKGYTSSLPGKGVISSNRAHVLDERNVVRIPGGEKMQKLINNSPTMVIRHEGRIKFAEQTTGNEQRKLTHNMAAMTDDSLADLSVLSNDISVRVLKDAN; translated from the exons ATGTACAAGCAAGGTGATAAGGAAGCCGATAAGATCGTTACGTACGGGACGCCGACATTAAACGATTGGAAAGTTTATCTGCGGAATTTGCA ACAAAACCCTTCCGTTGAAAACATGGCCACACCCGACTCATCGTCATCCGAATCGTCTTTTGAGCTGGAGGAAAGTTTCAAAGCGCTACTGGATCGTAAACGACGGGAAATGCAAGAGAAAAGATGCGAAGAACGAATGCTCTCGGAAGACTCCGATGTCGCATCGCGCGAGGTAGTCGAAGCTGGGAAAACATCGATCGGTAATGATTCAACGTTTCTCGAGCAGGACTCGATCAGCAAAACGTCCGACCAAAGCTTTGAGGAGATGGAGCGAATATGTGCTGTGTTGGATAAGGTGAACGGATTTGACACCAGCATTAAAATGGCGGAAGATACCGTAAAACCACCTACATTGACCATGCAACAAGCTATTACACTCGGTGACATAACACAGCTTGATGATGTTGACGAACCGTCCGGTTTGTGGGAAAACACAATTCTACCCACTCTTTCGCCCGTAAAGCGTATGCATATGCTGAGACCGTCCACAATCCTAGAGGAAACATCAGTGTCCGGGCCAGCTGAAGCATCCAAAAATTCATCCATCGAAACGTACATTTCGACTACGCAGGTAGCGGAATCAACGAACATGCATTCCGCTACCAGTGGTAGTGATGTGTATCGCACGGCCCAAGATACGTTCACAACGGATTCTTACGCACGCAGCAGCATTTTGGATATGGATTCTGGATTGACGATCGATCTAACTGGGGCCGATAATCGCGCCAACAATGATCAGGCGGAAGATGAGTCTGAGTACAGCAAGAACTCTACAAGAGAGGCGGACTCACTGGAGCAAGATGTGCAGAATGTAATAATTTTGGATAGCAGCACAAGTGACATCGAAGATGGTGAGCAGCAGGGTACAGAATACAATAAGGAAGAGTATGAGACACTTGGAAACACCTTTCCACTGGATTCAATAGCGAGTGAGCGCGACGAAAGCTTGGGAGAGGCTTCGCTGGTTTACGATAAACATGAAGAATCCGCCCAAAACTACCTGGATGAAGTTTCCGTGCTGGATGAAATGCCTGATCGCTTCAACGATACGCTAGAGGAGACGGATTTCATGATGAAGCAGGGTTTGAAGATTTTGGCACTgaagaaacaacagcaacaagctCAGAAACATTGCATTCCAACAGCGCAACAGGAAACACATCAAATGGCAAAATTACGCACAGACTCCGGTTCAGAGGATGGATCTCGTCCATTTTTGCATACTCCTTTGGGTAAAAATGTTAAGAAAGGAACACCTCTCGGCACGCCCCATTTATCATATCTGACACCTACTAGCGGCATGAGCTCGAAGTTAAATATTTCCCACGGAGGACACAGCGTCGGAGCCAAGCAGACACTGTTTTCCAGCGTGGGAAAGAACAGTGCTGCAAAGAATCCTATCGTTGGTGGCGCTGCGTCGGTAGGTTCTTTCAAGAAACCGGTTAGCCGTTTGCCCCAATTGAAGGTAACTGGACGAAAGTTTGACCATATCGTATCGCCCATTGGTGCGTACatcaaaaaaacaccacagaGTACGTTGCAGGCCAAGATAAATTGTCACCACAATAATCTCATCGATGTACTGCACAGTGAAAACCGGGACAGTGCCCTCAGTGCCGGAAGCAACCATGGTTGTAATGAAAACCATGGCATTAATCTGAAAGGATACACCTCCTCACTTCCAGGCAAGGGCGTTATCAGTTCCAATCGTGCCCATGTGCTGGACGAAAGGAACGTCGTACGAATTCCGGGCGGTGAAAAGATGCAGAAGCTGATCAACAATTCGCCTACGATGGTCATTCGTCACGAGGGGCGTATTAAATTTGCCGAGCAAACGACAGGGAATGAGCAGCGTAAGCTAACGCACAACATGGCCGCAATGACTGACGATAGTTTGGCCGATTTGTCCGTACTTTCCAACGATATCTCCGTCCGTGTGCTGAAGGATGCTAATTAG